The stretch of DNA CATGCCATAGGCACTTTTGGTGGCCCGCTCGAGGTCGTTCATCGCCCCCGTGGAGATGTGACCGGTGAAGAGTTCTTCGGCCGCCCGTCCGCCCATCAGTGCACACATCTCGTCGAGCATCTGCTCCTTGGTGGTGATCTGTCGCTCTTCGGGCAGATACCAGGCGGCACCCAGGGCTCGGCCGCGCGGAACGATCGACACTTTTACAAGCGGATTGGCATGCTCGCAGAACCACGAAACGGTGGCATGCCCGGCTTCGTGCAGGGCGATGGTGCGCTTCTCGGCGGCGGTCATGATTTTGGTTTTCTTCTCGAGTCCGCCGATGATGCGGTCTACAGCATCGAGAAAATCTTGCTTACCCACAGCCGTTCGATTGTAGCGCGCGGCAATGAGGGCAGCCTCGTTGCAGACGTTGGCGATGTCGGCTCCAGAGAAACCCGGCGTCTGACGCGAGAGGAAGTCGATGTCTACCGTCTCGTCGATCTTGATCGGTCGCAGGTGCACCTGGAAGATCTCTTTCCGCTCGGGCAGGTCGGGTAGGTCGACGTTGATCTGTCGATCGAACCGTCCGGCACGCAACAGGGCACTGTCGAGCATGTCGGCGCGGTTGGTAGCGGCCAGAATAATGACGCCGCTGTTGGTACCGAAACCGTCCATCTCGGTGAGTAGGGCGTTAAGGGTGTTTTCCCGTTCGTCGTTGCCGCCCATGGCGGGATTCTTGCTTCGGGCGCGCCCCACGGCGTCGATCTCGTCGATGAAGATGATGCAGGGCGATTTCTCCTTGGCTTGGTGGAAGAGATCGCGCACACGACTTGCTCCCACACCGACGAACATTTCCACGAAGTCCGACCCGCTCATCGAGAAAAACGGTACACCAGCCTCGCCCGCAACGGCTTTGGCCAAGAGCGTTTTGCCCGTTCCCGGAGGCCCCACGAGCAGCGCGCCCTTGGGAATCTTTCCGCCCAGGTCGGTATATTTCTGCGGACTCTTCAAGAAGTCGACAATCTCTTGCACTTCCTGTTTGGCTCCCGCCTGTCCGGCCACATCCTTGAAGGTGACGCCTATCTCGTTACCCTTTTCGTACATCTTGGCTTTGCTCTTGCCCACGCTGAAGACACCTGCTCCGCCACCGGCTCCGCCGCCACCCATGCGCCGCATGAAAAAAATCCACACGGCCACCAAAGCAATGATGGGAAACAACGAGGTGAGAAGATTGACAAAGAGGCCGCCTTTCTCATTCTCGTAAGAAAAATCCTTAATCTTGCCTGCCTTCTGAACCTCGGTGAGATATTTCTCCAGCTCGTCGGTCGAACCGAACTCT from Prevotella sp. oral taxon 475 encodes:
- the ftsH gene encoding ATP-dependent zinc metalloprotease FtsH, whose protein sequence is MSNNQPSNNKQPKMPRFNVSWLFLLFIFISATFLFNGGGNLVAGSAKQEATYTKFKEYVDKGYANNVVVNNSESTLKMYVKPAHVRDVFNMDAKQAGQNPYVSVEFGSTDELEKYLTEVQKAGKIKDFSYENEKGGLFVNLLTSLFPIIALVAVWIFFMRRMGGGGAGGGAGVFSVGKSKAKMYEKGNEIGVTFKDVAGQAGAKQEVQEIVDFLKSPQKYTDLGGKIPKGALLVGPPGTGKTLLAKAVAGEAGVPFFSMSGSDFVEMFVGVGASRVRDLFHQAKEKSPCIIFIDEIDAVGRARSKNPAMGGNDERENTLNALLTEMDGFGTNSGVIILAATNRADMLDSALLRAGRFDRQINVDLPDLPERKEIFQVHLRPIKIDETVDIDFLSRQTPGFSGADIANVCNEAALIAARYNRTAVGKQDFLDAVDRIIGGLEKKTKIMTAAEKRTIALHEAGHATVSWFCEHANPLVKVSIVPRGRALGAAWYLPEERQITTKEQMLDEMCALMGGRAAEELFTGHISTGAMNDLERATKSAYGMIAYAGMSDSLPNISYYNNQEYQFQKPYSETTAKVIDDEVMKMVNEQYARAKQILRENSYGHNRLADLLISREVIFAEDVEAIFGKRPWVSRSEEIIEDNTPRLEDMPEEVRAAEEEHRRSLGL